The genomic region acacgactaaaaccgatcgtattacacaataccacaccacaatcagctcattctacacacacgcaatcccacaagcaggctccacacacatgcacaatactttttcctggcccttttgtctcctggtatcccatttatatagacaccagagacaagttgcaaggaaacactgcacaagcatgttattaaatatgcagaacaaatacagggcctttttctcatgctagagctcttcagctgtGCGCATGGtgtgccctggaagagcattgagccgacatgctcactttgagagtggGCGTGTTTgttattggtgatgacaaaacacaccctctctgccccgccccccttcttagtgggccgctgtgataaaaaaatgtccaGGCCGAATTATTTTCCCAGTCCGGCTCTGGCCCCAGTTGTTTCTGGAATCAAGCAGCACCTatgaaagtggttatagtgcttggagtttccctttaaggggcaGATATAACACAGTTCTCTAAAATTCATACTAATCTCAAATTATCCTTGTtttaatgaaaaatgtaaaaggtaaaatgtattagtttaaaaatatacatttttaataaaaacatttttagtgCATCAAAAACTGGTGATGCATTGCCCCAAATGCCTCCACAAGGGAGTGGATTCTATCCAAGGAACGTTAAAAAttgccatttttttatttatttatttttatttctatgcaATCTGTATAACCAAACCTGATATAGCGATTTTAATTAGTAATGTGCGAATGTTGTAAACCTGAAGCCTTATTAAAATGTTTGGAATCCACTTGTAAACTGTACATAGTTTTCCTTTCATTGCTAATTATTTCCTAGACAATAAGAACATTAAAGTGCTGTTGAATGAGCCAGCATTCAAAATCTTGATATAATGTATCCTCATATTTAATATGCATATCATAAATAAtctgaaaaatgtaataaatgttttaatcTTTCAGACAAAACTTAATGCACTTGAAATAGAATTGAAGTCTGTTTTACTGGAAACAAAGGCAGTtgaaaagcaaatttgtcaagaagaaaacacaatagaaaatacaatgcatctctgtggAAGCCTTGAAAATCTAAATTACGCAGTTTGTGCTGAAAATGTGCGGCTTAAGATGGCCTTGGAAACCCAGAAAGAAGATTTTCAAGCTATTGTATCTAGAAATAATAAATACCGTGAAAGAATTGCAGATCATATAAAAGGTTTTTCAGAAGTGGAAAATAGTTTACCAGTTATGATTGAGCTTATTAAACAGAGAGACGCAACCAGAATTCTGAAGATGCAGAAAGAGAAGCTGGTTCGTGACCTGCACGATCCTAAAAACTCTGGCATAAAACAAATTCAGGTTTGAAATTTTCACTCATTTTATATCTCTAAATACTCTTGGCCATGCTTGCCTTGCAGGTGAATGTTAAACAAACAGAAACAATAACTCAGTGTTTGGTTGGTGTTTCCACTTCCCAAACACTTAGTTGAAGTGCAGCACTCTCGTAAATATTGTATAAAGAATACACTTACCCCTTGGTATTATTGGGGGTTGCACATGTAAATAAATAAGAGGGAACacaacatagtgtgatattgtatatacacatttaaagTGCAGTTAGTACAGTGAGTAAAACAAACttatataggctctaaacactttcgcttctgtgcctttaaggtggcAAACCGTAACTTCTATTTGTGTGCCCTTTTTAAGTCATGTAGATCTATATACCATatagaaaagagaaaaacagaTACAGGAAACCTAtgggtgtagtatttaaaactacTGAAATGTATTTTTCCAGTATAGTTAAAATAAGTGCTCACCTTTCTTAGAGCCTTTtgataactggctctaagtatgcagGTACTGTGTCAAGTTATCGGCTGACACCACCTCTCTAGAATCAGGATGCAGTATAGAGATGAGGATAAATGaggcttttaaaattatttatttccaAATATAGATAATAAAAGAAGATGAggagaaaataaaaatcaaatctctctaaaactggatatttttacaaaaaatggCACAATTCAAAATCCGCATTAAGCCCAAAGGGGGCAAGAGTATTAAGATTGAAATTCCATTGCATTTCCATTTTGCCTAAATTTTTAATAATATCCTCCCTCTCCAGTTCATGTCTACTTTTCGAATAGCAAGGAATTGAAGAAATTGTGGGTCATtataatgttttaatttaaaatgttgggaaacactgtcacgactgctagtgtggtccagcacgcagaactatgtaacgtCTACATAGACAAAACAGAAAAGGATAGAACGTAAACAGGTCCTTAAAATGGCTGGACTAATACGTTAAAGACATGGTCAagaaatagccgaggtcaaggaagccagaaatacacaatattgtttaacaagccaagtcagggaaaccagaaatcagaatagttaGGAATaaccaaggtcaaaataccgggaatataaaaaacaggacaagaaaacgcactctcgggaaccagaAACGACGATAGGGCAGTGAACCAGGAaacttcagggatttaaatatccctcctttggCTCTGACCCCAAGCGTGAGTGTGCGTCGATGTTGTGATGTCACATGCAGGGTCGCACTAGCCTGAGGGGTGGGGCTATATATGgccgtggtcggcgccatatagGCGGCCAGTAGGATCTGGCGGAGCGGTTCCGACTTGCcgctgagcaggtaagctcagttTGTCTGCACGGTCGCACCCGACTTGTGCACCTCGCGGAAAGCCGGGGGCCATGACAAACACTATGTTCCTCATAACCTGTTTTGATGTTCCTTACATGTTCATTAAATCTAATGTGAAGAGGGCGTTCTGTTTTTTGATTTTATATTCTTCCTTTTTTTGAGGGTCCAAAAAAGTTTTTATGTGTCTCCTATTGCGATTTGTACTGTCCACATCCAAAGAAACCTTCTTTTTGAAAAAAGGTTTTAGACTTCTTTTCTTTGATGTGGTTATGGACcaatttactttttaaacttaGGGCTAATCTATATACTAATTTAGGGctctcaggtaaaaaaaaatatgtaacagggtctTTTCTTAAAATTGGCCAATTCTTATTTATGATTCTTTTTACTTTCTTGCTGTCTTGactaaaatcacaaataaatggAATttctttataataatttttttttatgtttggttTATAAGCCAAAGGTGAGTTCTATCCATCCCCTCTACCTCTTTAAGGGTGTTTGATAATGTGTAGTCATCATAACATTTTGTTACAAATTGTTCTTTTATTCGGGTTGCTTGTGCTTGAAACACATTATAGTCAGTACAATTCCGATGTACCCTGAGAAATTGTGATTTTGGTAAATAATTGAAttggatataccgtatatactcgagtataagccgacccgaatataagccgaggcccctaattttaccccaaaaaactgggaaaacttattgactcgagtataagactagggtgggaaatgcagcagctactggtaaatttctaaataaaattagatcctaaaaaaaatatattaattgaatatttatttacagtgtgtgtatataatgaatgcagtgtgtgcgtatgaatgcagtgtgtgcgtatgaatgcagtgtgtgcgtatgaatgcagtgcgtgtatgagtgcagtgcgtgtatgagtgcagtgtgtgtgtgtgtatgagtgcagtgtgtgtgcgtatatattaattgaatatttatttccagtgtgtgtatataatgagtgcagtgtgtgtatataatgagtgcagtgtgtgtgtgtgtgtgtatgagtgcagtgtgtgtgtgtatgagtgcagtgtgtgtgtgtatgagtgcagtgtgtgtgtgtatgagtgcagtgtgtgtgtatgtgcagtgtgtgtgtgtatgagtgcagtgtgtgtgtgtatgagtgcagtgtgtgtgtgtatgagtgcagtgtgtgtgtgtatgagtgcagtgtgtgtgtgtatgagtgcagtgtgtgtgtatgtgcagtgtgtgtgtgagtgcagtgtgtgtgagtgcagtgtgtgtgagtgcagtgtgtgtgtgtgagtgcagtgtgtgtgagtgcagtgtgtgtgtgagtgcagtgtgtgtgtgagtgcagtgtgagtgcagtgtgtgtgtgagtgcagtgtgtgtatatgaatgaagtgtgagtgtgtgatgcagtgtgtgtttgtgtatgtgtgtatatgttggtgggggtgggcatttgatatattattaattattatctcgcgagacttacactgggaactgaccgaggtgctgaacggacggcgcggaggaggagagagctgacaggagctgcaggaaaggtaagtacagctctgccagcacccctctccccccagtctgtattatggcaatgcaaattgccataatacagactctgactcgagtataagccgagttggggtttttcagcacaaaaaatgtgctgaaaaactcggcttatactcgagtatatacggtaattttttatatttacagcttTAAATTACGTCTTGGTCTTTGTTAttttcttctatatatatatatatattcagatctaaaaaattaacactaaccctactaCATTCTGTCGTAAGGGTAATGCCCCAATAATCGGTATTAAGACAAATATATTGGACATTCCATCTTCGGTTGGGACCACCCATCACTCTATATGTGGCTTCCCCGACAACATCGCCCCCAACCCCCTCCAATGGCTCCCACGATTGCACACTCCCTGGACCTCTGGGACaaactaagagacaggtaagatCTCTCTTCATACTTGTCCCTCATGACTCCCATTCTCAGAAACAAGCTATTCCCATCCGGACTTATAGCCAAACACTTTTCCCAATTTGAGAAAAGGGATATATCGCGACTTGGAAACCTCTACCTCAACGATTGCATCATCGAATACAAAGACATCCCGGACAGCACATCATTAACCACCTTCGACTACGTCCGATATGTACAGCTTCGCAACTTTGCAACCATGCCGATCGTACACCAAGCAGGAGTAGCGCCACTCACTACCTTCGAAAAAGAATGCATAACCTCACCAACCAAAAAAGGCCAGATATCGGATCTTTACATGACAATTGCAACACACACCTCGCACATGGTACTGCCATAtattgcagcatgggaagcagatCTAGGCCCCCAGAAGAAGCCCTATCGTCTCTCACAATCTGCATCACACATAAGGAGCAAGGATATAAAATGTTATTCTGGTGGTTCCTGACTCCCCTGAAAACAAACTTATAGCCAGAGTGGCTCTGGCCACACGTAGGGCAATAGGAGAGGTAAGGTCAATGACACGCCTACCTACACAGACAtttatcagcaaaaaaaaaatacaagactcAATAGACATGGATAGGCTTACATCCAAAATCCACGACACACTCGGGCTTCGCCCACGCTCCTTCCCCGCCGATGTCAGTCACCTAATGTGCATGGCCGCGTGCGcaatagacctccccataggaaagcattatataatgctttcctgtggggattccggcgatgctggaggtcctcatgtatagacagacagtagatagacagccactagaggaggactaagccctgcaaggtaattattgcagtttataaaaactgcaataattatacttgcagggttaagggtggtgggagttggcacccagaccactccaatgggcagaagtggtctgggtgcctggattgtcccttttaacatagaaacatagaatgtgacggcagataagaaccattcggcccatctagtctgcccaattttctaaatactttcattagtcccttgccttatcttatagttaggatagccttatgcctatcccacgcatgcttaaactcctttactgtgttaacctttaccacttcagctggaaggctattccatgcatccactaccctctcagtaaagtgacAGACTGGTTACCTACAAGTTGTACATGTACTGGAGAGGGGAGGATATTCTTTTTATCTTCTTTTTAGCTATATGATTTTAACATGATGAgttttaataaagtttattacaaatgtattttatgtgtatatattaatatatatggatTTGTaagtataatgtatataaaacaTGTATGATCACTGTAATGAAGTATATTCTTTCatatcttaatatatttaattcaacaaaaacaaatttataataatataacataaatgTACATCATTGAAATTCACTATACCAATGAACATATGATACACAAAGATctttatttcctgtttttatttATGAGCATAATTATATGGGACTTGAACGAATCCAgaatacatccaaacacaccaggTGCACTATGGGAATGGCAGTTCGCCACGAGAGCGGTGGGCAGAAGTGACGTGGGATCTGCTAAATACAAAGTGCATCCAGGGTACAGTAGTTTGGAGGTGACCGGAAATGAAGGAATATCTGATATCAAGACGCTCGTTCCCTCTCCAAATAGGAAACCACCTGAGAGGCTTATACTATAATGCGAGACACCTGGGAAAGTGCATAGCGACTGGACGCAGCACACGTCACAGATTTAAACGTATTTCAGGACGGACAGCAGAATATGGAGCattaccgattgagaaagccgaaACGAcggcttgtttgtttgtttgtttttattgtattttatagttTTGTAATTTTAATCTATTTGGAAATAAATCCTTTTAAAAACCTAATTTATCCTTACCTCCATACTGCATCCTGATCCCAGAGAGGTGGTGTCAGCCTATAACTTGACACAGTACctgcatacttagagccagttatcaAGAGGCTGTAAGAAAGGTGAGCACCTATTTTACCTATACTGGAAAAATTAATTTCAGTAGTTCAAATACTACACTCAGAGGTTTCCTATATCCATAGTGGCAAGAGTTTCAGGCTGGTTAATATCTATTCTGTGCAGCTTTCACTGTACAGAATGTGCGGTATTGGCTGATAGCAGTGAGCtgaagctctcagccaatgaatggcgatGGCCCTAGCGTCTGAGGATCTGCAAAAGCTGAAGCAtgtcactgaaccaccagggaatctagttaaaggaccactctagtgccaggaaaacatactcgttttcctggcactagagtgccctgagggtgcccccaccctcagggaccccctcccgcgcccggctctggaaaggggaaaagggttaaaacttaccttttctctgaaactgctatgtttataaaaaaaatgggttaaccctagctggacctggcacccagaccacttcattaagctgaagtggtctgggtgcctagagtggtcctttaagggtgcaAGCCGTTTGCATTATTCCTAGGGAAACGGGCCAAGTTCCTCCTGCcaacataactactacagtgcgtTGTTATTACATTCCTATATTAATGGAAATACCAGTATATTCTCTAGAATAGTGACTTGCACTTAATATATAGCTATTTCCCATTTATACATGCACATGGCTGTATCTATGAATATTGCCTTGCATGATTTTATTAACCAGTTTTTCATTTGTCACTTTTTATAAAAGGCTTTACAAACTCCAGGCCTCTAAGACTATCActactatacaaacacatacttaaGCTTATTCCCTAAATTCAGAATTCAGCTGTGACGAGTTGAAatggataatttttccaaatcaatTTTTTAGCTGTAATCTTGCCATTTTGATTGTATTAACTTACATATTTAATCTATATTCCTTTCTCTTGACAGAGCAAATGGAAACTGAATAATGtaaaagcaaaaccctgtcccccacgacataagaaggagccgccctgcgatgtttgtcagcctgcaccttctggcggaatccaccaaagaacgctgaacctgctcccaagtattacgcaaaccagccaaatgctcatccagaactggcatgccctgtgaggagaaagcagccggaagaacaatgggatgctggccatagacaacgtaaaaaggacttttgccggaagaatcatgagtagcgttattccgagcaaactcagcccaaggaagaaggtcagcccaattgttctgatggtgggatacgaaacaacgaaggtactgctccagagattgattggcacgttcagcagctccattagactgggggtggtaggcggaagaaaatgagagagaaatacccatttccgaacaaaaggcttaccagaacctggaaataaattggctacccctatcggacacattagatacgggaatgccatgcaaccgaaacacctctctagtgaagataagtgccagttccctagacgtgggcagcttgcgaagagacacaaagtgagccatgttggaaaaccgatctactatcattaggataactgtgttaccatttgaagggggtaattcaacaataaaatccatggacaggttagaccaaggtctctcgggaacgggtaatggatgcaacagcccacaaggaactctacaagaagatttcatacaggcacaagtagtacaagcacctatatagtcggtgacatccttgcgtaaggaatcccaccaaaaatacagagaaacagctgacaccgttttggaaataccaggatgaccagcagtcttagtgtcatgatacaacgagAGAATATcctgtctctcgggaacatcaacgaacagtttatcagtaggcctctcgctaggtgccatgctttgtttcgcttgtatggcctgcaagagggacgaggaaatagacaaaatagtagtagctattatcctgtctcggggaatgacaggagtaacatcaatctcctgtttgtcagcagtttcgaactgtctggacagagcgtctgctttagtgttgcgatcacctggcctataggtgataatataattgaaatgagacaaaatcagagaccacctagcctgcctagaagacaatcttttagcctcactaaggtaggattggttcttgtgatccgtaaatatgaggatgggatccttagttccttctaacaaatgtctccattctttaagtgctaaaataatagcaaggagttcgcgattacctacatcataattcgtttctgctttggacatttgtttggaaaagaagccacaaggatgcaatggcttttcaggcaattctctttgggataagacagcacctaccccgatatcggaagcatcaacttcaagaatatagggcagtgaggggacaggatgctgtaaaatagttGCAGAGGCGAACaaagttttaagaaattcaaaagcctgaagttcctcgggagaccagacacgagtattgccatccttttttgtcatacgggtgataggcgctacaatagaggaaaaacctttaataaagcgtctataatagttagagaaaccaagaaaaccctgaatggctttcaaacctggtggtagaggccattctatgacagcagaaagcttctggggatccatacgaaaaacctttagcggaaatcaaataccccaaaaactggacttcagattggtcaaatagacatttttccagtttacaataaagaccattagcaagaaacactgctggggcattacatagaccaaatggcataacagtatactcgtaatggccagatctagtgttgaatgccgtcttccattcgtggtctttcttaatacgtattaaattgtatgcacctctaagatccaatttagtgaatacagtagcatgtttgagcctgtcaaataattctgtgattaaaggtatagggtatgcagttttgatggtgattttatttagacctctataatcgatacacggtcttaaatcaccttctttcttcggttcaaagaagaaccccgctccagccggagaagaggatctcctaataaacccattttctagtgattccttaatatactcttCCATGACAccgttttcttgaacagataaagggtacaccctgccctttggaggtatagtgccaggcaataaatcgatagcacaatcgtagggtctgtgaggcggtaatttgtcagcctcccttttatcgaagacagtcttgagaaataagtactaaggggggtataacagtagacaaaggaggagtagtaggaacataatagaattcaaaggagtgacttcaatagtacaagactcgtggcaggctttgctccatgattttatttgccctgactcccagtcgaaaatgggattgtgagtacgtaaccatgggtaccctaacacgacgtgagaagagggagaggtgatgacctggaaccgaatggtttaaaagtgtaaaacccctgtatacatgtgtaacggtacagtttcatgagtaacaactggagaacttaatggtctaccatctatggcctcaacgaccaagggtatctccttctctctgatgggaatgttgtttttcttaacaaaaccagagtctatgaaattatcagctgccccggagtcaaccagggcttgtatgtgctcagctatgcaactctctcccatatgcaaagaaacagggagaagcaagcggttaggaggcaatttaggagacttagatatcacacccaaggccagtcccctataaggtctaaggtgcgagagttttccggaagcacgggacattcttttatcatatggtctctcctaccacagtataggcagagtccgtcccttctcctatgcaatttttcagtatcagagagtttggcaacccctaattgcatgggttcctcctcagatactttaacactctcaggtttatcaactctggggttaataggtttaaccaaacgtctattcctgtttttagtatagagcctgtcacgaatcctattatctatatcaatgaggtagtcaataaggtcctctaatgcaataggaagctccctagatgatacctcatccaatatagtgtcagataaaccttccatgaatgcagtatTTAACCCATTagtggtccaatctacctgtgaagcaagggtgcGAAACTGAattgctgtcagggtacctgtggtctctacctccgaaagaggtagagacttagctgttcctccatccagacggtctgatggctcccttccccgcggtctatccggtcatgctaggccggccgcgagggagtgactgccttttacagcatctaggcaggaagtagtcatcaggacactcccccagaac from Pelobates fuscus isolate aPelFus1 chromosome 1, aPelFus1.pri, whole genome shotgun sequence harbors:
- the CCDC122 gene encoding coiled-coil domain-containing protein 122 gives rise to the protein MSEMADNEPSLTEVVKQVAQHQQSQAAEIENNRELLNQFQTKLNALEIELKSVLLETKAVEKQICQEENTIENTMHLCGSLENLNYAVCAENVRLKMALETQKEDFQAIVSRNNKYRERIADHIKGFSEVENSLPVMIELIKQRDATRILKMQKEKLVRDLHDPKNSGIKQIQEETEELNEKLKEIKQLITAKRELYEKETATHAALKKEIEVQRKRYNAILKRLHCQLQKAQLSRRQYQWNIEQMQKTVTDLRENLERRKSEKV